The Phragmites australis chromosome 15, lpPhrAust1.1, whole genome shotgun sequence genome window below encodes:
- the LOC133892289 gene encoding uncharacterized protein LOC133892289 — protein sequence MAGLLTRMTEWLIRAMVLSSFVAHVVLFLFADIRRHRAFDWRTLLLWLAYQMSDSIVNYALSHLSLGSTSHEQQLIAFWAALLLLYLGGTDNITAYSLEDSKLWKRKALDVFFKVGGSIYVLYKHVYIGGGGTLIPASAIMFAVGIAKYVEKVLALRGGDLSSIQSTRKRQPGATRRQKLNDEQALLVAHDLFDICKGAFADFWVVNDAREPSRTIFSSESLTLKDKCKVVEMELSLMYDTLYTKASVIYTWRGYGVRVASPVATAAAILLFWLYSKDGHRLADVVITYILLVFTFLLDVRWLLGALASTWTYAFLTDRPGPLHHKLVCSGRWQRLRRAVMPMDPRWLLLYRLPSSSYRRWSGTIGQYNLLRECTHGNTRSGFFSRQLKKFASDDIWKEYQYSRGFEVPEQELVFERVWELLMTPSRKEKEEEEKKKEAKPEALVLGHEDRRLLDHALDFGPELQELVLIWHIATDVFFLHIDEEAASSPDGKVIKTLSDYMVFLVAVRQEMLPGLKLHSLYTETRVALETIWKVNAKKSSSCRPRTSPRGRAREKKLASALQCMEGKLVDSNKSCLYKKSIILSDGTYCAELLLGRLEPSDWKTNPTKEKSLKLLQFFFSGPWWEEYWKHVELQSNMPRLLKFILKVWVRMLIFGSVRCSRDSHARQLSRGGDLTTIVWMLAVHAGHCRTDRNA from the coding sequence ATGGCTGGACTGTTAACCCGCATGACTGAATGGCTGATCCGGGCAATGGTCCTTTCGAGctttgttgctcatgtggttCTCTTCCTCTTCGCCGATATCCGTCGGCATAGGGCCTTCGACTGGCGGACGCTCCTCCTCTGGTTGGCGTACCAGATGTCTGATTCCATTGTGAACTACGCCCTGAGCCACCTGTCGCTTGGCAGCACCTCACACGAGCAGCAGCTCATCGCGTTCTGGGCCgcgttgctgctgctgtatCTGGGTGGCACGGACAACATCACCGCATATTCTCTGGAAGACAGCAAGCTCTGGAAGCGCAAAGCGCTGGATGTCTTCTTCAAGGTCGGGGGATCCATCTATGTCCTATACAAGCACGTATACATCGGCGGTGGAGGGACCTTGATCCCAGCATCGGCCATCATGTTCGCCGTCGGTATTGCCAAGTATGTAGAGAAGGTGTTGGCGCTTCGGGGAGGCGACTTGAGCAGCATCCAGAGTACAAGAAAGAGGCAGCCGGGTGCAACAAGAAGACAGAAGCTGAATGATGAGCAAGCCTTGCTTGTTGCTCACGACCTGTTTGACATCTGCAAGGGCGCATTCGCCGATTTTTGGGTCGTCAATGATGCGCGTGAACCCAGCAGAACAATATTCTCTTCGGAGTCTCTGACTCTGAAGGACAAGTGCAAGGTGGTCGAGATGGAGCTCTCTCTAATGTACGACACACTGTACACCAAGGCAAGCGTCATCTACACCTGGCGTGGTTATGGCGTCCGGGTCGCCTCGCCTGTCGCCACTGCAGCCGCCATCTTGCTGTTCTGGTTGTACAGTAAAGATGGCCACAGGTTAGCAGATGTCGTTATCACCTACATCTTGCTGGTTTTCACCTTCCTCCTGGATGTCAGATGGCTGCTGGGAGCACTAGCTTCGACTTGGACGTATGCATTCCTGACAGACAGACCAGGGCCGCTTCACCATAAACTGGTGTGCTCTGGGAGGTGGCAAAGGCTCCGTCGCGCCGTCATGCCTATGGATCCGCGCTGGCTGCTGCTTTACAGGTTGCCAAGTAGTAGCTACAGACGGTGGTCGGGCACCATTGGGCAGTACAACTTGTTGCGCGAGTGCACCCATGGTAACACGCGGAGTGGATTCTTCAGCAGACAGTTGAAGAAGTTTGCCTCGGATGATATTTGGAAGGAATACCAGTACTCGAGGGGCTTTGAGGTTCCAGAACAGGAGTTGGTGTTCGAACGGGTATGGGAGCTACTAATGACACCATCCcggaaggagaaggaagaggaggagaaaaagaaggagGCGAAGCCCGAAGCACTTGTTCTCGGTCATGAGGATCGTAGGTTGTTAGACCACGCTCTGGATTTCGGTCCTGAATTACAAGAGCTCGTCCTTATCTGGCACATTGCCACGGACGTCTTCTTCTTGCACATCGATGAAGAGGCAGCATCGTCCCCAGATGGGAAGGTGATCAAGACGCTGTCAGACTACATGGTGTTCCTCGTCGCTGTACGCCAAGAAATGCTACCTGGGCTGAAGCTCCACAGCCTTTACACAGAAACCCGCGTTGCTTTGGAAACAATATGGAAGGTTAATGCCAAGAAATCTTCCAGCTGCAGGCCGAGAACAAGTCCCAGAGGTAGAGCAAGAGAAAAGAAGCTTGCCAGCGCCCTACAATGCATGGAGGGCAAGCTAGTTGATTCTAACAAAAGTTGTCTTTACAAAAAAAGTATTATTCTCTCAGATGGAACTTACTGCGCAGAGTTGCTGCTAGGACGCCTAGAACCTTCGGATTGGAAGACAAATCCGACGAAGGAAAAATCCTTGAAACTACTTCAGTTTTTCTTCTCGGGGCCGTGGTGGGAGGAGTACTGGAAGCATGTTGAACTACAGTCGAATATGCCACGACTGTTGAAATTCATATTAAAGGTTTGGGTTCGCATGCTCATCTTTGGATCCGTCCGATGCAGCAGGGATTCCCATGCCAGGCAGCTTAGCCGCGGTGGTGATCTCACAACCATCGTTTGGATGCTAGCAGTACACGCTGGACATTGTCGAACCGACAGGAATGCTTAG